One window from the genome of Carnobacteriaceae bacterium zg-84 encodes:
- a CDS encoding family 16 glycosylhydrolase, producing the protein MEDETGHDEIDILEYLGQDSWDAWTTNHYGILAKNKGSHGVPTKNYEAWSQAFHVYEVEWSPTHISWYIDGKKVFTSTQGQELDSMHHRPMFPILETQVGDGWVGDVDYSKRLTKQDSNYLIDWIRVYQTEDAPITRFDNLDTPNESTPYHIRPIVKTDGLTFVSHGEQQYENKNNFFYGGQPRYENSRLYVKEGSENQSLIYKVNGVKDVHLTTYYQTLSDVSQYNSRAWANEGASIRSTVVQKDSLDFKIETSLNGKDWTPYQSLRVVDNFVDAYPAYARTTFDAYDLPSGTKYVKVIFPNYKGAMYTLRNGSVQSVKHTDIQLAKVTFLTDNIIDKSDLEALKNKVEALEKDSYISGMEKLEQVLKQAKNVLSLSTATQEDIDDVTKQLEEALGQLIEKKVFMLIDKKVTVTTAKTEKTDDLSFVVKDATEELEKQFDKQVDIYDMYFVSNKTKEKVSFEQEAHVSVMKKDDRKVEQVYFLNGDKKEPIPFTVTDKEILFTVKHFSHYAVVYNEGKTKKPFAIKSEITKSNTVSMSSSLLKNKVSEERKLPKTNEEKSYVGVLIGSLLLGLGCFVFKVKDNRI; encoded by the coding sequence TTGGAAGATGAAACAGGACATGATGAAATTGATATTTTAGAGTATTTAGGTCAAGATTCATGGGATGCTTGGACAACCAATCATTATGGTATTTTAGCTAAAAACAAAGGTTCACATGGAGTACCGACAAAAAATTATGAAGCGTGGAGTCAAGCATTTCATGTATATGAAGTAGAATGGTCACCAACACATATTTCATGGTACATAGATGGTAAAAAAGTGTTTACATCTACTCAAGGACAAGAGTTAGATAGTATGCATCATCGTCCAATGTTTCCGATTTTAGAAACACAAGTTGGTGACGGTTGGGTTGGTGATGTCGATTATAGCAAACGTTTAACAAAACAAGACAGTAATTATTTGATTGACTGGATAAGAGTGTATCAAACAGAAGATGCACCGATAACACGATTTGATAATCTTGATACACCAAATGAATCAACACCATACCATATTCGTCCAATCGTTAAAACGGACGGTCTAACCTTTGTGTCACATGGTGAACAACAATATGAAAATAAAAATAATTTCTTCTATGGTGGACAACCACGATATGAAAATAGTCGATTGTATGTAAAAGAAGGATCAGAAAATCAATCGCTTATTTATAAAGTAAATGGTGTTAAAGATGTGCATTTAACGACTTATTATCAAACATTAAGTGATGTTTCTCAATATAATTCTAGAGCATGGGCAAATGAAGGTGCATCTATTCGATCAACTGTTGTTCAAAAAGATTCATTAGATTTTAAAATTGAAACATCATTAAATGGAAAAGATTGGACGCCGTATCAATCATTACGTGTTGTTGATAATTTTGTAGATGCTTATCCAGCCTATGCACGAACAACATTTGATGCGTATGATTTGCCGAGTGGAACAAAATATGTAAAAGTTATTTTCCCGAATTACAAAGGTGCAATGTATACTTTGAGAAATGGATCTGTTCAATCGGTTAAACATACTGATATTCAATTAGCAAAAGTTACTTTTTTAACAGATAATATTATAGATAAGTCTGATTTAGAAGCATTGAAAAATAAAGTAGAGGCATTGGAAAAAGATTCGTACATAAGTGGAATGGAGAAACTAGAACAAGTTTTAAAACAAGCAAAAAATGTACTATCATTATCAACAGCTACTCAAGAAGATATAGATGATGTGACAAAGCAATTAGAAGAGGCACTTGGACAACTTATTGAAAAAAAAGTGTTTATGTTAATAGATAAAAAAGTAACGGTTACAACAGCTAAAACGGAAAAAACAGATGACCTCTCTTTTGTAGTGAAAGATGCGACAGAAGAATTAGAAAAACAATTTGATAAGCAAGTAGATATATACGATATGTATTTTGTATCAAATAAAACAAAAGAAAAAGTATCGTTTGAACAAGAAGCACATGTTAGTGTCATGAAAAAAGATGACCGTAAAGTAGAACAAGTCTATTTCTTAAATGGGGATAAAAAAGAACCAATACCTTTTACTGTTACAGATAAAGAAATCTTATTTACTGTTAAACATTTTAGTCATTATGCAGTGGTTTATAATGAAGGTAAAACGAAAAAACCATTTGCTATCAAATCAGAAATTACTAAGTCAAATACAGTGTCCATGAGTAGTTCTTTATTAAAAAATAAAGTTTCTGAAGAGAGAAAGTTACCGAAAACAAATGAAGAAAAATCTTATGTAGGTGTACTCATTGGTAGTTTATTATTAGGATTAGGATGCTTTGTTTTTAAAGTAAAGGATAATAGAATTTAA
- a CDS encoding discoidin domain-containing protein gives MKKWVLKIGVVALVGLSCVSKQSNVYAQSSEKLVESNVLLGKIPTSNATTKIGSGDSTTPQVQILNPEGATDGQISQSDDAMSTKVIVGNEVGGDDNGYNQWQHVYLQYDLEKIRELKRLKLYRNSYPNAVSTFKDVKIEVSQTADFKQSTTVFNTTDVIETPETKEKPQIVDLENPIQARYIRIWGKGHYIQNTNSSWKGYSNGILFSEIEAIANVPESEVVVPKELELRNIALGKLPFVKGLTPVDIEKISDGKLNTGYAIHQTPGENQLQFEYKNVYQIKEVHFKLEEGTYKHVKIEVSSSPTSLGTTIFSKQQFTQGKDIEKVILDKALSGKIVRFTVEKDAQSPVKYNEVEILASGKDFDETRPDYMMPETPYNKLVWSDEFNEDTIDESKWQIIDGMVNHAAIYNRKAVSIVKDGDNSYLAINSRNYNSTQALIDAVGIDRYTKDNIPSKVTWSSGRLESKDKFSFQFGRVAVRAKVNDSKGIWPAIWKMKQDMMKLIF, from the coding sequence ATGAAAAAATGGGTGTTGAAAATAGGTGTAGTAGCACTGGTGGGTTTATCTTGTGTATCCAAACAATCCAATGTATATGCACAGTCTAGCGAAAAATTAGTAGAGTCAAATGTTTTATTGGGAAAAATACCAACGTCCAATGCAACTACGAAAATTGGTTCTGGTGATTCTACAACACCGCAAGTTCAGATTTTAAATCCAGAAGGAGCTACTGACGGGCAAATTAGTCAATCAGATGATGCGATGTCTACAAAAGTGATTGTAGGGAATGAAGTTGGTGGAGATGATAATGGATATAATCAATGGCAACATGTATATTTGCAATACGATTTAGAAAAAATAAGAGAGTTAAAACGATTAAAATTATATCGGAATAGTTATCCAAATGCTGTATCTACGTTTAAAGATGTGAAAATAGAAGTATCTCAAACTGCAGATTTTAAACAATCAACGACGGTATTTAACACAACAGATGTCATTGAAACGCCTGAAACAAAAGAAAAACCACAAATTGTAGATTTAGAAAATCCTATTCAAGCGAGATACATTCGTATTTGGGGGAAAGGGCATTATATTCAAAATACGAATAGCTCATGGAAAGGATACAGTAATGGCATATTGTTTTCAGAAATTGAAGCTATTGCGAATGTACCTGAATCTGAAGTGGTTGTGCCAAAAGAGTTAGAATTGCGTAATATAGCTCTTGGAAAACTTCCTTTTGTGAAAGGGTTAACACCCGTAGATATTGAAAAGATAAGTGATGGTAAACTGAATACAGGGTATGCTATTCATCAGACACCTGGAGAAAATCAACTTCAATTTGAATATAAGAATGTATATCAAATCAAAGAAGTTCATTTTAAATTAGAAGAGGGAACATATAAACATGTTAAAATAGAGGTAAGCTCTTCTCCAACATCACTTGGAACAACTATTTTTTCCAAACAGCAATTTACCCAAGGGAAAGATATAGAGAAAGTTATTTTAGATAAAGCGTTATCTGGGAAAATTGTGCGATTTACTGTTGAAAAAGATGCACAGTCACCTGTTAAATATAATGAAGTTGAAATTTTAGCATCAGGAAAGGATTTTGATGAAACAAGACCAGACTATATGATGCCAGAAACACCTTATAATAAACTAGTTTGGTCAGATGAATTTAACGAAGATACTATTGATGAAAGTAAGTGGCAAATTATTGATGGTATGGTAAATCATGCTGCTATTTATAATCGTAAAGCAGTTAGTATTGTGAAAGACGGAGATAATAGTTATTTAGCGATTAACAGTCGTAATTATAATAGTACACAAGCGCTTATTGATGCAGTTGGTATTGATAGATATACAAAAGATAATATTCCAAGTAAAGTAACATGGTCGTCGGGTCGTCTTGAATCTAAAGATAAATTTTCGTTTCAATTTGGGCGTGTAGCTGTTAGAGCAAAAGTGAATGATTCAAAAGGGATTTGGCCAGCTATTTGGAAGATGAAACAGGACATGATGAAATTGATATTTTAG
- the ugpC gene encoding sn-glycerol-3-phosphate ABC transporter ATP-binding protein UgpC, with protein sequence MATLSLKHIHKRYENGYHAVDNFNLEVQDKEFIALVGPSGCGKSTLLRMIAGLEDISEGEFYIDDLCVNDVEPKDRDIAMVFQSYALYPHMTVYDNMAFALKLKKISKDEIDRKLKETAQILGLENLLDRKPKALSGGQRQRVALGRAIVRSPKVFLMDEPLSNLDAKLRGDMRTEIIRIHNDLQATTIYVTHDQTEAMTMAHRLVVMKAGVIQQIGTPKEIYDFPINLFVAGFIGAPTMNFIEGTLEKGCFKVDETISLELPLAQYQQLKEKGYENKPIVLGIRPESLSNDPFVMQTYEKAMITSNVMVAELLGAEYIVHTQIGCQKIKAIVHSRQHIQMDQEITLAFDMNKAHYFDKNTEQNILLS encoded by the coding sequence ATGGCAACATTATCATTAAAACATATCCATAAACGATATGAGAATGGGTATCACGCCGTCGATAATTTTAATTTAGAAGTTCAAGATAAAGAATTTATTGCATTAGTTGGTCCTTCAGGGTGTGGTAAATCAACTTTATTAAGAATGATTGCAGGATTAGAAGATATTTCTGAGGGGGAATTTTATATTGATGATTTATGTGTGAATGATGTTGAACCTAAAGATAGAGATATTGCAATGGTATTTCAGTCATATGCTTTATATCCACATATGACTGTCTATGATAATATGGCGTTTGCTTTAAAACTGAAAAAAATAAGTAAAGACGAAATAGATAGAAAATTAAAAGAAACAGCACAAATTTTAGGTTTAGAAAATTTATTAGATAGAAAACCTAAGGCTTTATCTGGTGGACAAAGACAACGTGTGGCACTGGGACGCGCGATTGTTCGTTCTCCAAAAGTCTTTTTAATGGATGAACCTCTTTCTAATTTAGATGCGAAATTACGTGGAGATATGAGAACGGAGATTATCCGTATTCATAATGATTTACAAGCTACAACCATTTATGTTACGCATGACCAAACAGAAGCGATGACAATGGCACATCGTTTAGTCGTTATGAAAGCAGGTGTGATACAACAAATTGGGACACCAAAAGAGATTTATGATTTTCCAATCAATTTATTTGTTGCAGGATTTATTGGTGCTCCTACGATGAATTTTATTGAAGGAACACTTGAAAAAGGTTGTTTTAAAGTAGATGAAACAATTTCTTTAGAGTTACCTTTGGCACAATATCAACAATTAAAAGAAAAGGGTTATGAAAATAAACCAATAGTATTAGGGATTCGTCCAGAAAGTTTATCTAATGATCCATTTGTGATGCAAACTTATGAAAAAGCAATGATAACGTCAAACGTTATGGTAGCTGAATTACTTGGTGCTGAATATATTGTGCATACGCAAATCGGTTGTCAAAAGATAAAAGCAATTGTACATAGTAGACAACATATTCAAATGGATCAAGAGATTACCTTGGCATTCGATATGAATAAGGCACATTATTTTGATAAGAATACAGAACAAAATATTTTGTTATCATAA
- a CDS encoding alpha-galactosidase: MSISVQLENKEFHLYNDEISYIMHLLPNGHIGHLYYGKRVSEKKSYQHLFQGVSRPLGACVFDDDDTFSLHYTKQEYACYGTTDFGLPAFSLRQSDGSTLSDFKYREHRVLQGKPHIKGLPHTYTNDDLEAQTLEIILEDNISSTILYLYYTIFEKYPVITRHASFEQLGQESVSIEKAMSICLDLPDSVYEWMHLDGAWGRERHLITSKLQSGNQSIYSLKGASSSEHNPFIALKRPYTTEDIGEAIGCSLVYSGNFYAGIDVKTHGISRLLMGIHSDYFCWELKPNERFDTPEVVLVYSDCGLNKMSQIYHAFYREHLIRGTWKEKPRPVLLNNWEAMSFDFDESSILALVDEAKQVGMELFVLDDGWFGHRNHDASGLGDWTVNKEKLPNGLESIISHVHSLDMMFGLWIEPEMVNKDSLLYREHPDWIVHHPNRRQSPSRHQHTLDLSREDVYQNIYKQLHTLLSTNQIDYIKWDMNRYMTETYSLYYDARHQGELFHRYILNVYRLYEALTTEFPHVLFESCASGGARFDAGMLYYAPQTWTSDNTDAIERLFIQYGTSMVYPLVSMGCHVSEVPNQQVNRVTPLHTRANVAFFGNFGYELDLSKLTVEEKNSVREHIQFYKTYRDVFQKGTFYRLLSPYTDIDTAWQVISEDKKTVIVGYYQQLTRANRGFRRFVLKGVSPEKMYQCQKGVFYGNELMCVGLPIDNQEHDTDFSSVLYVLKEIEE; this comes from the coding sequence ATGTCAATTTCTGTTCAGCTAGAAAACAAAGAATTTCATTTATATAATGACGAAATAAGCTATATAATGCATCTTTTACCAAATGGGCATATTGGACATTTGTATTATGGAAAAAGAGTAAGTGAAAAAAAATCATATCAACATTTATTTCAGGGAGTATCAAGACCTTTAGGAGCATGTGTTTTTGATGATGACGACACATTTTCTTTACACTATACAAAACAAGAATATGCTTGTTATGGTACAACGGATTTTGGATTACCAGCTTTTTCATTACGTCAATCAGATGGTAGTACATTATCGGATTTTAAGTATAGAGAGCATCGTGTTTTACAAGGGAAACCGCATATAAAGGGGTTGCCACACACATATACAAATGATGATTTAGAAGCGCAAACATTAGAAATTATTTTAGAAGATAATATCTCAAGTACGATATTGTATTTATATTATACTATTTTTGAAAAATATCCTGTTATTACTAGACATGCCTCATTTGAACAGCTTGGACAAGAAAGTGTATCGATTGAAAAGGCGATGAGTATCTGTTTAGATTTGCCAGATTCTGTATATGAATGGATGCACTTAGACGGTGCATGGGGAAGGGAAAGACATCTCATCACTTCTAAACTTCAATCGGGGAATCAGTCTATTTATAGCTTAAAAGGAGCGAGTAGTTCAGAACATAATCCGTTTATTGCATTAAAAAGACCGTATACAACAGAAGATATAGGAGAAGCCATAGGATGCTCTCTTGTATATAGTGGCAACTTTTATGCAGGAATAGATGTCAAAACACATGGTATCAGTCGTTTGTTAATGGGGATTCATTCAGATTATTTTTGTTGGGAGTTAAAACCTAATGAACGTTTTGATACACCAGAGGTTGTACTAGTTTATTCAGATTGTGGATTAAATAAAATGAGTCAAATTTACCATGCTTTTTATCGAGAACATTTGATAAGAGGTACTTGGAAAGAAAAACCTCGTCCAGTATTATTAAACAATTGGGAAGCGATGTCCTTTGATTTTGATGAATCGAGTATTCTAGCTTTAGTAGATGAAGCAAAACAAGTAGGTATGGAGTTGTTTGTACTAGATGATGGTTGGTTTGGACATCGTAATCATGATGCATCAGGATTAGGGGATTGGACTGTTAATAAAGAAAAATTACCAAATGGCTTAGAGAGTATTATTTCTCATGTTCATTCATTAGATATGATGTTTGGTTTATGGATTGAACCGGAAATGGTTAATAAAGATAGTTTACTTTATCGAGAGCATCCGGATTGGATAGTACATCATCCGAATAGACGACAATCTCCATCAAGACATCAACACACACTTGACTTATCTAGAGAAGATGTCTATCAAAATATTTATAAGCAACTACATACTTTATTATCTACGAACCAAATCGACTATATTAAATGGGATATGAATCGATATATGACTGAAACATATAGTCTATATTATGATGCACGTCATCAAGGTGAACTTTTCCACCGATATATATTAAACGTCTATCGTTTATATGAGGCACTTACAACAGAATTTCCGCATGTTTTATTTGAATCTTGTGCAAGTGGAGGTGCTAGATTTGATGCTGGTATGCTTTATTATGCTCCTCAAACTTGGACAAGTGATAATACGGATGCTATTGAAAGATTGTTTATTCAATATGGGACGTCTATGGTTTATCCGCTTGTCAGTATGGGATGTCATGTGTCGGAAGTACCTAATCAGCAAGTTAATCGTGTAACACCGTTACACACAAGAGCAAATGTTGCTTTTTTTGGTAATTTTGGATACGAATTAGATTTATCTAAATTAACCGTAGAAGAGAAAAATAGTGTGCGAGAGCATATACAATTTTATAAAACATATCGTGATGTTTTTCAAAAGGGAACATTTTATCGTCTGTTATCGCCATATACAGATATAGATACAGCTTGGCAAGTTATATCAGAAGATAAAAAAACAGTAATTGTTGGATATTACCAGCAATTAACGAGAGCAAATAGAGGGTTTAGACGATTTGTTTTAAAAGGAGTATCTCCGGAGAAAATGTATCAATGTCAAAAAGGTGTTTTTTACGGTAATGAACTAATGTGTGTAGGTTTACCAATAGATAATCAAGAGCATGACACAGATTTTTCATCTGTTTTATATGTTTTAAAAGAAATAGAAGAATAA
- a CDS encoding carbohydrate ABC transporter permease has product MKKYYTSILTHAFLIFVALGMIVPFIWMVLTSFKTVTESTQMNPFQLFPSQLRTENYTEVIRSNNFIMLYFNTIMMMLWRIISSVLFSAMAAYAFARLEFPGRNLLFGLVLFQMMVPSQLFVIPQYLMINQLGMRNTIFALVFPGLVSAFGTFLLRQFFMGLPKELEEAARLDGCNIGQTFFKVMLPLAKSGLIALGIFTALFAFKDLLWPLIVNSDASAATLSSALSKIQGAYSVNYPQLMAASVLAIWPMVIIYILFQKQFIQGIATSGSKL; this is encoded by the coding sequence ATGAAAAAATATTATACATCAATACTGACACATGCTTTTTTAATCTTTGTTGCTTTAGGCATGATCGTACCATTTATTTGGATGGTATTGACATCATTTAAAACAGTGACAGAATCTACACAAATGAATCCATTTCAATTATTTCCTAGTCAATTAAGAACAGAGAATTATACAGAAGTCATTCGTTCTAATAATTTTATTATGCTGTATTTTAATACGATTATGATGATGTTATGGAGAATTATTAGTTCTGTTTTATTCAGTGCAATGGCGGCATATGCTTTTGCACGATTAGAATTTCCAGGACGTAATCTGTTATTCGGTTTAGTGCTATTTCAAATGATGGTACCAAGTCAATTATTTGTTATTCCACAATATTTAATGATTAATCAATTAGGTATGCGTAACACAATTTTTGCCTTAGTCTTTCCTGGATTGGTAAGTGCATTTGGTACATTTTTATTAAGACAATTTTTCATGGGATTGCCTAAGGAATTAGAGGAAGCAGCCAGATTAGACGGCTGTAATATTGGACAAACTTTTTTCAAAGTTATGTTACCTTTAGCCAAATCTGGTCTAATTGCACTAGGTATTTTTACAGCATTATTTGCCTTTAAAGATTTATTGTGGCCCTTAATTGTGAATTCTGATGCAAGTGCAGCAACGCTTTCTTCGGCGCTTTCTAAAATACAGGGTGCATACTCTGTGAATTATCCACAGTTGATGGCAGCATCGGTGTTAGCTATTTGGCCAATGGTTATTATTTATATTTTATTTCAAAAACAATTTATTCAAGGGATTGCTACATCAGGTAGTAAATTATAG
- a CDS encoding sugar ABC transporter permease produces the protein MKKRNKKWNEYFWGWFLVAPTIIGLIILNIIPIFETLRMSFFKSGDFGKNNIFVGLDNYKRLFEDTQVWQATWNTIQYTLLVVPITVIFALILATLLNSKLKGKHVYRTIYFLPMVAAPAAVTMVWKWLYNTDFGLINYLLKQIGLGPVNWVEDPTIAIYSIAIIGIWSTVGYSMILILAGLQEIPKDFYEAAKIDGASATKQFFHITLPLVSPTLFFVVVTSIIQAMQVFDSIYMMESVTSPAYDKTVSLVYLFYNNSFKYADKGYGSAIVMLLLAIILIITVIQMKAQKKWVNYM, from the coding sequence ATGAAAAAAAGAAATAAAAAGTGGAACGAATACTTTTGGGGATGGTTTCTCGTAGCACCGACAATTATCGGACTAATCATTTTAAATATTATACCTATTTTTGAAACATTACGTATGAGTTTTTTTAAGAGTGGTGATTTTGGGAAAAATAATATTTTTGTTGGATTGGATAATTATAAACGTTTATTTGAAGATACTCAAGTATGGCAAGCAACGTGGAATACAATTCAATATACACTCTTGGTCGTACCGATAACAGTTATCTTTGCTCTTATTTTAGCAACACTTTTAAATTCTAAATTAAAAGGGAAACATGTATATAGAACGATTTATTTTTTACCTATGGTTGCTGCACCAGCTGCGGTTACAATGGTTTGGAAATGGCTTTATAATACTGATTTTGGACTAATCAATTACCTTTTGAAACAAATTGGATTAGGACCTGTGAACTGGGTAGAAGATCCAACGATTGCTATTTATTCAATCGCTATTATTGGTATTTGGAGTACTGTGGGGTATAGCATGATTTTAATTTTAGCTGGTTTACAAGAAATTCCGAAAGACTTCTATGAGGCAGCAAAAATAGATGGTGCAAGTGCCACGAAACAGTTTTTTCATATCACGTTACCACTTGTATCGCCAACCTTATTTTTTGTTGTTGTAACAAGTATTATTCAAGCAATGCAAGTGTTTGATTCAATTTATATGATGGAGAGTGTGACAAGTCCTGCTTATGATAAGACTGTTTCATTAGTTTATTTATTCTATAACAATTCATTTAAATATGCAGATAAAGGCTATGGTTCAGCTATTGTAATGTTGTTATTAGCCATTATTTTGATTATTACAGTTATTCAAATGAAAGCACAGAAAAAATGGGTAAACTATATGTAG
- a CDS encoding extracellular solute-binding protein yields MRKIMSYIGAISATVMLAACGNGAQNTSNKTESESSGTKSEITYAIWDSGQEKGLRKIADKFEEKNKDIKVKIQVVNWDAYWTMLEAGATGGTLPDTFWMHSNEIYRYGSNNMLLGLDDYLAKSKDAKLENFPEGLNKIYNVGGKQYAVPKDYDTIGLWYNKKMFDEAGVAYPDESWDWNKLYEVAKKLTKEDGSQYGFLAPLHNQEGFYNFIYQNDGTVITPDKKSGYDNPKTIQALEYYMRFVKEKLSPEITDDKKRAEALQNGQVAMALFGSWNLSSFNDNEYIKNNFDIAVLPKGNTGKRVTIFNGLGNAISANTKHKEASWKWVEFLSSKEGQDMQASLGVAISAYKGAATTWVDSNKNFHIKSFIDMVDDAQIRPYSNSTSKWEEKSYELLKPAYLGQKTVEEACKDVAKMMNEELSSEK; encoded by the coding sequence ATGAGAAAAATAATGTCTTATATTGGTGCTATTTCAGCAACAGTTATGTTGGCAGCATGTGGGAATGGTGCACAAAATACATCGAATAAAACAGAATCAGAATCTAGTGGTACAAAATCAGAAATCACTTATGCAATTTGGGATTCAGGACAAGAAAAAGGATTGAGAAAAATTGCAGATAAGTTTGAAGAAAAAAATAAAGATATTAAAGTTAAAATACAAGTAGTGAATTGGGATGCGTATTGGACAATGTTAGAAGCAGGTGCAACAGGAGGCACATTGCCAGATACATTCTGGATGCATTCAAATGAAATTTACCGTTATGGTTCAAATAATATGTTATTGGGTTTAGATGATTATTTAGCAAAAAGTAAAGATGCTAAATTGGAGAATTTTCCAGAGGGGTTAAATAAAATTTATAATGTTGGCGGTAAACAATATGCTGTACCGAAAGATTATGACACGATTGGTCTATGGTATAACAAAAAAATGTTCGATGAAGCAGGCGTTGCTTATCCAGATGAGTCATGGGATTGGAATAAATTATATGAAGTAGCTAAAAAATTAACAAAAGAAGATGGTAGTCAATATGGATTTTTAGCACCTTTACATAATCAAGAAGGTTTTTATAATTTTATTTATCAAAACGATGGAACAGTAATTACACCTGATAAAAAATCAGGGTATGACAATCCAAAAACAATTCAAGCTTTAGAATATTACATGCGTTTTGTGAAAGAAAAATTATCTCCAGAAATTACAGATGACAAAAAACGTGCAGAAGCACTTCAAAATGGTCAAGTTGCTATGGCGTTATTCGGTTCATGGAATTTAAGTTCATTTAATGATAATGAATACATTAAAAATAATTTTGATATTGCTGTATTACCAAAAGGAAACACAGGTAAACGTGTGACAATTTTCAATGGATTAGGAAACGCTATTTCTGCCAACACAAAACATAAAGAAGCATCTTGGAAATGGGTTGAATTTTTAAGTTCAAAAGAAGGTCAAGATATGCAAGCAAGTTTAGGTGTAGCGATTTCTGCTTATAAAGGGGCAGCGACAACTTGGGTAGATTCAAATAAAAATTTCCATATTAAATCCTTTATTGATATGGTAGATGATGCACAAATTAGACCTTATTCTAATTCAACATCAAAATGGGAAGAAAAATCTTATGAATTATTAAAACCTGCTTACTTAGGACAAAAAACAGTTGAAGAAGCATGTAAAGATGTTGCTAAAATGATGAATGAAGAACTTTCTTCTGAAAAATAA
- a CDS encoding AraC family transcriptional regulator — MSNNATFHIFNNHSYVDLYPIQFGKEACEPLHSFGPSIKQHYLFHYIISGKGTFFQTEKQKEYHLNAGQGFLIPPNTICSYEADKDDPWTYIWIELDGLKAEHYFKKAHLMDTEYIFTQPLPPTENDVYKEMEYIFQHYQLYSANIIAHVYLFMDALISLATNQVNVPEYTANDLYITEALQYIEQHYAENICIEDIAAHCHLNRSYFSRLFKENMNMTPQQFLIHYRLIRSCDLLKHTNDSIASIAEAVGYSNQFNFSAAFKKFFNQSPHSWKKDYVKSQQHMKKPFDSQ, encoded by the coding sequence ATGTCAAACAATGCCACATTTCACATTTTCAATAATCATTCTTATGTTGATTTATATCCAATTCAATTTGGAAAAGAAGCATGTGAACCACTCCACTCTTTTGGTCCATCTATTAAACAACATTATTTATTTCATTACATTATCTCTGGTAAAGGTACCTTTTTCCAAACAGAAAAACAAAAAGAATATCATTTAAATGCCGGACAAGGATTTTTAATTCCTCCAAATACAATTTGTAGCTACGAAGCCGATAAAGATGATCCTTGGACATACATTTGGATTGAACTAGACGGATTAAAAGCCGAACACTATTTCAAAAAAGCTCATTTAATGGATACAGAATATATTTTCACACAACCATTACCACCTACTGAAAATGATGTCTATAAAGAAATGGAATATATTTTTCAACATTATCAATTATACAGCGCCAATATCATTGCACATGTGTATCTTTTTATGGATGCTCTCATATCACTTGCAACCAATCAAGTAAACGTGCCAGAATATACCGCTAATGATTTATATATTACCGAAGCACTCCAATATATTGAACAGCATTATGCTGAAAATATTTGTATTGAGGATATTGCCGCACATTGTCATCTAAATCGCTCTTATTTCAGTCGATTATTTAAAGAAAATATGAACATGACACCCCAGCAGTTTTTAATACATTATCGACTAATTCGTTCATGCGATTTACTAAAACACACAAATGATAGTATCGCATCTATCGCAGAAGCTGTCGGCTATTCAAACCAATTTAATTTCTCGGCTGCTTTTAAAAAATTTTTTAACCAATCTCCACACTCATGGAAAAAAGACTATGTAAAATCTCAGCAACATATGAAAAAGCCCTTTGACAGTCAGTGA